GCTTTTCAAAAAAAATCAATCCGTTTTGGGAATTGGGTTTATATTGCTTTTGAGTGTTTTAAATCGCTATTTCGAGATTTTAAAATGGCAGAATTTGGCGAAAGTAATTCATGAAATTTCATTAGGCGAAGCAACAAAACAAGTTCTGGCAGCGCTTACAGCTGGAATCTTCACGCCAAATGGAGTAGGAGAATACGCTGGAAAAGCATTGTATTATGCAAAATCAGAAGCTAAAAAAGTTGTTTTCCTGAACCTGATTTGCAATGGAATCCAGATGATTTTAACGGTTATTTTTGGAATTTTTGGTTTGTTGTATTTCAATGCCAAATATGAAGTTATCACAACTCAAACGGTTGCTATTCTATTTGGAATTTTTGTTTTATTATTTGTTGTTTTGTTTTCGTTGAAGAAAATAAAAATCAAAGGATATTCGATTGAAAAATTGGTACATAAAATCAATGAAATTCCAAAACCAATTCATCGTAAAAATATACTTTTAGGAACTTTACGTTACTTGGTTTTCTCGCATCAATATTACTTTTTATTTCTGGCTTTTGATGTTGATTTGCCTTATTTTACTTTGATTGCAACAATTGCTGTAGTTTACTTTTTGGCGTCATCATTGCCAACT
This genomic window from Flavobacterium sp. 9 contains:
- a CDS encoding lysylphosphatidylglycerol synthase domain-containing protein, with the protein product MISIPHKAKQFLVLLIKLLIVGGAFYFIYDQLAHNDKLDWQKFITLFKKNQSVLGIGFILLLSVLNRYFEILKWQNLAKVIHEISLGEATKQVLAALTAGIFTPNGVGEYAGKALYYAKSEAKKVVFLNLICNGIQMILTVIFGIFGLLYFNAKYEVITTQTVAILFGIFVLLFVVLFSLKKIKIKGYSIEKLVHKINEIPKPIHRKNILLGTLRYLVFSHQYYFLFLAFDVDLPYFTLIATIAVVYFLASSLPTFQFLDFAVKGSVAIYFFGILGVNEWIVVFISTLMWFLNVVLPVIIGAYYVLNFKTKTVK